CGGATCGCCGACATCGGCGCCGCTGACGGGGACTTCGGCTTCTTCCTGGAGCACGAACTGGGCTGCCAGGTCGACGTGGTCGACAACCCGCCGACGAACTTCAACGGGCTGCGCGCCGCGCGGCGGCTGGTGGAGGAGCTGTCCTCCTCGGTGCGGGTGCACGAGATCGACCTGGACTCGCAGTTCGCGCTGCCCGCCGAGCGGTACGGGGCGGTGTTCTTCCTCGGGCTGCTCTACCACTTGAAGAACCCGTTCTACGTCCTGGAGGCGCTCGCCCAGCGGGCGGAGCTGTGCTTCCTGTCCACCCGCGTCGCGCGGCAGGCGCCGGACGGCACGCCGTTGCGCGACCAGCCGGTCGCCTACCTGCTGGACCCGGTGGAGGCGAACAACGACGCCACCAACTTCTGGATCTTCTCCGAGACCGGGCTGAAG
This window of the Saccharopolyspora gloriosae genome carries:
- a CDS encoding methyltransferase domain-containing protein; translated protein: MTDFDTLREHALAFREDLLARKEKLAPAEFDWYPYDTMANIFHLDRLLSGPNRSVFDTLAGSRIADIGAADGDFGFFLEHELGCQVDVVDNPPTNFNGLRAARRLVEELSSSVRVHEIDLDSQFALPAERYGAVFFLGLLYHLKNPFYVLEALAQRAELCFLSTRVARQAPDGTPLRDQPVAYLLDPVEANNDATNFWIFSETGLKRLFERTGWEVVEFVTVGCEEGSEPARADRDERAFAMLRSRRT